A stretch of Clostridium sp. BJN0001 DNA encodes these proteins:
- a CDS encoding sulfide/dihydroorotate dehydrogenase-like FAD/NAD-binding protein yields MYKIMNKQELSSNIFLMDIKAERVAKAAKPGQFIIVKNTEKGERVPLTVADIDKEKGTITIVFQTVGKSTKELSNFEANQSVCDFVGPLGTPSEFIEEDIEELKKKKYIFIAGGVGAAPVYPQVKWMKEHSIDVDVILGSRTKDLIIFEDKLRAVSKNLYVATDDGSYGFNGRVTDCLTDLVKNQGKKYDHAVVIGPMIMMKFMAQLTKKLEIPTTVSLNTIMVDGTGMCGACRVNVGGEIKFACVDGPEFDGHLVDFDQAMRRQTMYKTEEGRAMLKAEEGDTHKNGGCGCGGNK; encoded by the coding sequence ATGTATAAAATTATGAATAAACAGGAGCTTTCGAGCAATATCTTTTTAATGGATATTAAAGCCGAAAGAGTAGCAAAAGCAGCAAAGCCAGGTCAGTTTATTATCGTAAAAAATACTGAAAAAGGTGAAAGAGTACCTTTAACAGTTGCAGATATTGATAAGGAAAAAGGAACTATAACAATTGTATTTCAAACAGTTGGAAAGAGCACTAAAGAACTTTCAAATTTTGAAGCTAATCAATCTGTCTGTGATTTTGTAGGTCCACTTGGTACACCTTCTGAATTTATTGAAGAAGATATAGAAGAACTTAAAAAGAAAAAATATATCTTCATAGCTGGTGGAGTTGGAGCTGCGCCTGTATATCCTCAAGTAAAATGGATGAAAGAACATTCAATTGATGTAGATGTAATTTTGGGAAGCAGAACAAAAGATTTAATTATTTTTGAAGATAAGCTAAGGGCAGTTTCTAAAAATCTTTATGTAGCAACTGATGATGGAAGCTACGGATTTAATGGAAGAGTTACTGACTGTTTAACTGATTTAGTAAAAAATCAAGGAAAGAAATATGATCATGCAGTAGTAATAGGACCTATGATAATGATGAAATTCATGGCACAGCTTACTAAAAAGTTAGAAATACCAACAACTGTAAGTTTAAATACTATAATGGTAGATGGAACTGGAATGTGTGGAGCATGCAGAGTAAATGTTGGAGGGGAAATTAAGTTTGCATGTGTTGATGGACCAGAATTTGACGGACATTTAGTTGATTTTGATCAAGCAATGAGAAGACAGACAATGTATAAAACTGAAGAGGGAAGAGCAATGTTAAAAGCAGAAGAAGGAGACACTCATAAAAATGGTGGCTGCGGATGCGGAGGTAATAAGTAA